The proteins below come from a single Yamadazyma tenuis chromosome 5, complete sequence genomic window:
- the CDR3_2 gene encoding Opaque-specific ABC transporter cdr3 (EggNog:ENOG503NTZE; COG:Q) translates to MDSDQLEKADTGSLSSVSKTELYNGFSTEVQSNIQHLARRFSRTSGNDKDLGLTRTLTSMSDAPGISTFGISEGEIDPRLDPNSDSFDSKLWVKNMRKLIETDEDYYKPSSLGVAFKDLRCYGSATDMDYQSNFLNGLMKICTQTIRKINSDDSKNMFDILKPMEGLIRPGELTVVLGRPGAGCSTFLKTVAVQTYGFKIAKESLISYDGISPKEMDKHYAGEIVYCSETENHFPLLTVGETLKFASTMRTPQNRPLGVTREQYAEHMADMVMATYGLLHTKNSHVGNDFIRGVSGGERKRVSIAEAALSQSKVQCWDNSTRGLDSATALEFVRALQTSAKIQKITPLIAIYQCSQDAYDCFDKVLLLYEGYEIYFGSARTAKQYFLDMGFECPARQTTADYLTSITSPAERVTMSGFEGKVPVTPKEFYDYWRASPQRADLLTEIDQYLIEKKDHKSEFQAMHRARQAKSARPGSPYTVSYGMQVKYIFHRNYLRFVGNPSISIFQVVGNVIMSLIISSVFYNLPAVTSSFYYRTAILFFATLVNAFSSILEVFSLYEARPIVEKHKTYALYHPSADAFASILFELPAKLISSVAFNLVIYFMCNLKRQPGAFFFFILMGFSATLTMSHIFRTLGAATKTLSQAMTPAGVMLLILVIYTGFVIPYPNMLGWSKWIKYLDPISYTFESLIANEFHGREYKCDGYTPSGPGYPTNGTSIACSVVGAELGAKYVNGDRYIYESYQYEWGHAWRNFGINIIFLLFFLGSYLVLCEYNKGARQKGEILLFQRSKLRKLKAVNDIESGGSEKNTAFEASNSDESLDEKFIAKNENIFHWRHLTYEIDIKKETRTILNGVDGWVKPGQVTALMGASGAGKTTLLNALSERLTVGKITNGTRMVNGHELDSSFQRSIGYVQQQDLHLETATVKESLRFSAYLRQPDSVSKAEKDNYVEYIIKLLEMESYADAVVGVAGEGLNVEQRKRLTIAVELVAKPKLLVFLDEPTSGLDSQTAWSICKLIRKLADHGQAILCTIHQPSAILLKEFDRLLFLQKGGQTVYFGDLGEECKTLIDYFEKYGAHKCPPDANPAEWMLEIVGAAPGSHANQDYHQVWKNSTEYSDVQNELNHMETELSKLPRDQSKDDLNSYATAIYKQYFIVTKRVFQQYWRTNNYLYSKFIMVIATSLMNGFSFFKADKSLQGLQNQMFSIFMMLTIFQTLVTQYLPIFVKQRDLYEVRERPAKTFSWIAFFLAQITAEIPWAFAAGTVTFFCWYYPIGYYNNAVPTDSVNSRGALAWWLLCLFYVYSSSMAQLVISFNEIEDNAGNLANLMFSFCLMFCGVLASSSAMPGFWIFMYRCNPFTYFVSALLSTALAESDVTCSDKELTTFLPPEGSTCAEYMKDYIASIGGGYLTEPSSTTECNFCKMSSTDQFLAAIGSNFDKRYRDMGIFIAFIIIDYILALFLYWLTRVPKKSRQRKT, encoded by the coding sequence ATGGATTCCGATCAGCTTGAGAAAGCCGACACTGGCTCTCTAAGTAGTGTACTGAAAACAGAACTCTACAATGGATTCTCTACTGAAGTTCAGTCAAATATCCAGCACCTTGCTCGTCGTTTCAGCCGTACAAGTGGCAATGACAAGGATCTTGGTCTCACCAGAACTTTAACTTCCATGCTGGATGCTCCAGGAATTAGTACATTTGGTATATCAGAGGGGGAAATAGACCCTCGTTTAGACCCTAACAGTGACTCATTTGACTCCAAGTTGTGGGTAAAAAACATGAgaaagttgattgaaactGATGAAGATTATTACAAGCCTTCGCTGTTGGGAGTGGCTTTTAAGGATTTAAGATGTTATGGGTCGGCAACAGACATGGATTATCAAAGTAACTTTCTTAATGGGTTGATGAAAATATGCACTCAAACCATAAGGAAGATTAATTCTGATGACCTGAAGAACATgtttgatattttgaagCCCATGGAAGGTTTGATTCGTCCTGGTGAATTGACGGTTGTGTTGGGACGTCCGGGTGCTGGATGTTCCACATTCTTAAAGACGGTGGCGGTACAAACTTATGGGTTTAAGATTGCCAAAGAATCCCTCATTAGTTATGATGGGATTCTGCCAAAGGAAATGGATAAACATTATGCGGGAGAAATTGTTTACTGTTCTGAGACCGAAAACCATTTCCCGCTCTTGACAGTTGGTGAAACCTTGAAGTTCGCTTCTACTATGAGAACACCTCAAAACAGACCTTTGGGTGTAACCCGTGAACAGTACGCTGAACATATGGCTGATATGGTCATGGCCACCTATGGGTTGTTACATACCAAAAACTCTCATGTTGGTAATGATTTTATTCGGGGAGTCTCTGGTGGTGAAAGAAAGCGTGTTTCCATTGCAGAAGCTGCTTTGTCCCAGAGTAAAGTTCAATGTTGGGATAATTCCACCAGAGGATTAGATTCCGCTACTGCCTTGGAATTTGTTAGAGCTCTTCAGACTTCAGCCAAAATTCAAAAGATTACTCCTTTAATTGCTATCTATCAGTGTTCTCAAGATGCTTACGATTGTTTTGATAAGGTGCTTTTGTTGTATGAAGGTTATGAAATCTACTTTGGAAGTGCTCGTACTGCCAAACAGTATTTCCTTGATATGGGATTCGAATGTCCTGCTCGTCAGACTACTGCTGATTATTTGACGTCCATCACTAGTCCTGCGGAAAGAGTCACCATGTCAGGCTTTGAAGGAAAGGTTCCTGTGACGCCAAAGGAATTTTATGATTACTGGCGTGCCTCTCCCCAAAGAGCCGATTTGCTTACTGAGATCGATCAGTACTTAATAGAAAAGAAAGACCACAAAAGTGAATTCCAAGCAATGCATCGTGCCAGACAGGCCAAGTCAGCCAGACCTGGTTCTCCATACACAGTCTCGTATGGTATGCAAGTGAAATACATTTTCCATAGAAATTACTTGCGGTTTGTTGGTAATCCTTCCATTAgtattttccaagttgtagGTAATGTTATCATGTCCTTGATTATTTCATCGGTTTTTTACAATTTACCAGCTGTAACTTCGTCATTTTACTACAGAACTGCAATTCTTTTTTTTGCCACGTTGGTTAATGCCTTTTCTTCCATTTTGGAAGTCTTCAGTTTGTACGAGGCTAGACCTATTGTGGAGAAACATAAGACATACGCTTTGTATCACCCCTCAGCTGATGCATTTGCGTCTattctttttgaacttCCTGCCAAGCTTATCTCGAGTGTtgccttcaacttggtgatctACTTTATGTGTAATTTGAAGAGACAACCCGGagctttcttctttttcatcttGATGGGGTTCAGTGCAACCTTAACCATGTCTCATATTTTCAGAACTTTGGGTGCTGCCACTAAGACCTTATCTCAAGCTATGACTCCTGCAGGTGtcatgttgttgattcttGTTATTTATACTGGGTTTGTTATTCCCTATCCTAATATGCTTGGATGGTCAAAGTGGATAAAGTATTTGGATCCTATTTCTTATACTTTTGAATCTTTGATTGCTAATGAGTTTCATGGAAGAGAGTATAAGTGTGATGGTTATACTCCAAGTGGCCCTGGATACCCTACCAATGGAACTTCCATCGCTTGTAGTGTCGTTGGTGCTGAACTTGGTGCTAAATATGTTAACGGTGATAGGTATATTTACGAATCTTACCAATATGAGTGGGGTCATGCCTGGAGAAATTTCGGTATCAACATcattttccttcttttcttcttagGTTCTTACCTTGTTCTTTGTGAGTACAATAAAGGTGCTAGACAAAAGGGTGAAATATTATTGTTCCAAAGAAGTAAGTTGAGAAAATTGAAGGCTGTTAACGATATTGAATCTGGTGGCAGTGAAAAAAATACTGCTTTTGAGGCTTCAAACAGCGATGAAAGCTTGGATGAAAAGTTCATCGCCAAGAATGAAAACATTTTCCACTGGAGACATTTGACTTACGAAATCgatatcaagaaagaaactAGAACCATCTTGAATGGAGTTGATGGATGGGTCAAACCTGGACAAGTAACTGCATTGATGGGTGCTTCAGGTGCTGGTAAGACTACATTGTTAAATGCTTTGAGTGAGAGATTGACCGTAGGAAAGATCACAAATGGAACCAGAATGGTGAATGGTCACGAATTagattcttctttccaaagATCTATCGGGtatgttcaacaacaagatttACATTTGGAAACTGCCACTGTCAAAGAATCCTTGAGATTTTCAGCTTACTTGAGACAACCTGATTCTGTTTCAAAAGCAGAGAAGGATAATTATGTGGAATACATCAttaagttgttggaaatggaGAGTTACGCTGATGcagttgttggtgttgctGGTGAAGGTTTGAATGTTGAGCAAAGAAAGAGATTAACTATTGCTGTGGAGTTAGTTGCCAAGCCAAAGCTTTTGGTGTTCTTGGATGAACCTACTTCTGGTTTAGATTCTCAAACAGCTTGGTCCATTTGTAAGTTGATTAGAAAGTTGGCTGATCACGGACAAGCTATCTTATGTACTATTCACCAGCCTTCTGCTATTTTATTGAAAGAGTTTGATAGGTTGTTGTTTTTACAGAAAGGTGGTCAAACTGTTTACTTCGGAGATTTGGGTGAAGAGTGTAAAACCTTGATTGACtactttgaaaaatatgGTGCTCACAAGTGTCCTCCTGATGCAAACCCTGCAGAATGGATGTTAGAAATTGTTGGAGCTGCTCCTGGATCTCATGCTAATCAAGACTATCACCAGGTATGGAAAAACTCTACAGAATACCTGGATGTACAaaatgaattgaaccaTATGGAAACCGAATTGTCTAAGTTGCCCAGAGACCAATCGAAAGATGATCTCAACTCGTATGCCACGGCAATCTACAAACAGTATTTTATTGTTACTAAAAGGGTGTTCCAGCAATACTGGAGAACCAACAATTATTTGTACTCCAAATTCATTATGGTTATTGCCACCTCACTCATGAATGGATTCTCTTTTTTCAAAGCTGACAAGTCGTTGCAAGGATTACAGAATCAAATGTTCTCCATTTTTATGATGTTGACAATTTTCCAAACCTTGGTTACCCAATATCTTCCAATTTTTGTGAAACAAAGAGACCTATACGAAGTGAGAGAGAGACCTGCTAAAACATTCAGTTGGATTGCATTCTTTCTTGCCCAAATCACTGCTGAAATCCCATGGGCATTTGCTGCTGGAACTGTCACTTTTTTCTGCTGGTACTATCCTATCGGTTACTACAACAATGCTGTTCCAACTGACAGTGTAAACCTGAGAGGAGCATTGGCATGGTGGCTTCTTTGCTTGTTCTACGTCTACTCTTCCAGTATGGCCCAGCTTgtgatttctttcaatgaAATCGAAGATAATGCTGGTAACTTGGCTAACTTGATGTTCTCCTTCTGTCTTATGTTCTGTGGGGTTTTGGCTTCACTGAGCGCTATGCCTGGATTCTGGATTTTCATGTACAGGTGCAACCCATTCACCTATTTTGTGAGTGCCTTATTATCTACCGCTTTGGCGGAATCTGATGTCACATGCTCAGACAAGGAGTTGACTACGTTCCTCCCACCAGAAGGATCTACCTGTGCCGAGTATATGAAGGATTACATTGCTAGTATTGGAGGAGGATACTTAACTGAACCCTCTTCGACCACAGAGTGCAACTTTTGTAAAATGTCCTCCACTGACCAGTTTTTAGCCGCAATTGGTTCCAACTTTGATAAAAGATACAGAGATATGGGAATTTTCATTGCCTTTATCATTATTGATTACATTTTGGCTCTTTTCTTATACTGGCTTACTCGTGTGCCAAAAAAGTCCAGGCAAAGAAAAACATAG
- the TDH1_2 gene encoding Glyceraldehyde-3-phosphate dehydrogenase (EggNog:ENOG503NUCI; COG:G), giving the protein MAITVGINGFGRIGRLVLRVALSRKDITVVAVNDPFIAPEYAAYMFKYDSTHGRFDGEVTSEGSDLVIDGHKIAVFQERDPAAIPWGKAGVDYVIESTGVFTAIDGAQKHIDGGAKKVIITAPSSDAPMFVVGVNEDKYTPDLKIVSNASCTTNCLAPLAKVINDKFGIEEGLMTTVHSITATQKTVDGPSHKDWRGGRTASGNIIPSSTGAAKAVGKVIPELNGKLTGMSLRVPTTDVSVVDLTVRLKTPATYEEIAKAVKDSSEGELKGILGYTEDAVVSTDFLGSTYSSIFDEKAGILLSPTFVKLISWYDNEFGYSTRVVDLLEHVAKASS; this is encoded by the coding sequence ATGGCTATTACTGTTGGTATTAACGGATTCGGTAGAATCGGTAGATTGGTTTTGAGAGTTGCTTTGTCCAGAAAGGATATCACCGTGGTTGCTGTCAATGATCCATTCATTGCCCCTGAATACGCCGCTTACATGTTCAAGTACGATTCTACCCACGGTAGATTCGACGGAGAAGTCACCAGCGAAGGCTCTGACTTGGTCATTGACGGCCACAAAATCGCCGTGTTCCAAGAAAGAGACCCGGCTGCCATTCCTTGGGGAAAGGCCGGTGTCGACTACGTGATTGAATCCACCGGTGTCTTCACCGCCATCGATGGGGCCCAAAAGCACATTGATGGTGGTGCCAAGAAGGTGATCATCACCGCTCCTTCTTCAGATGCCCCCATGTTTGTTGTCGGTGTCAATGAAGATAAGTACACCccagacttgaagattgtTTCCAATGCTTCTTGTACCACCAACTGTTTGGCTCCTTTGGCCAAGGTGATCAACGACAAGTTTGGAATCGAAGAAGGTTTGATGACAACCGTCCACTCCATCACCGCCACTCAGAAGACTGTTGATGGTCCATCCCACAAGGACTGGAGAGGTGGTAGAACTGCTTCCGGTAACATCATTCCATCTTCCACTGGTGCTGCCAAGGCCGTCGGTAAGGTTATCCCTGAATTGAACGGTAAGTTGACCGGTATGTCTTTGAGAGTCCCAACAACCGATGTGTCTGTGGTTGATTTGACTGTTAGATTGAAGACTCCAGCCACTTACGAGGAAATTGCCAAGGCTGTTAAGGATTCTTCCGAAGGTGAATTGAAGGGTATTTTGGGTTACACCGAAGATGCCGTTGTGTCCACCGACTTTTTGGGTTCCACTTACTCTTCgatctttgatgaaaaggCTGGTATCTTGTTGTCTCCAACttttgtcaagttgatctcTTGGTACGATAACGAATTCGGTTACTCTACCAGAGTCgttgacttgttggaacACGTCGCTAAGGCTTCGTCTTAA
- a CDS encoding uncharacterized protein (EggNog:ENOG503NXGZ; COG:S): MVPLRTLQNGSSIPTIALGCYNLPAATTGELVFQACHAGYRHFDTAVLYHNESEVGQGISRWLAEGNHRKDIFYTSKLWNSQCGYKQATAAIDDCLAKVATLEYIDLLLIHSPLCGPTKRLETWKAMEDAVIAGKVKSIGVSNYGIGHLEQLVNWNQLRIYPQVNQIEISPWLMRTEIADWCQAHDIVVEAYAPLTHGYKLTSPPQEVKSVMDKYGVGAAQVLIRWSLQKGHLPLPKTGRIERLAGNLDVFGFELTAAEMKQLDHPEAYEPTDWECTDAP; this comes from the coding sequence ATGGTTCCTCTAAGGACCCTCCAAAATGGAAGCTCCATCCCCACCATTGCCCTAGGATGCTATAACCTCCCAGCAGCTACCACTGGAGAGCTCGTCTTTCAGGCTTGCCACGCCGGTTACCGCCACTTCGATACCGCCGTGTTGTACCACAACGAATCAGAAGTGGGCCAAGGTATCTCCAGGTGGCTCGCAGAGGGAAACCACCGTAAAGACATATTCTACACCTCCAAGTTGTGGAACAGCCAGTGCGGGTATAAACAGGCCACAGCCGCCATCGACGACTGCTTGGCCAAAGTTGCCACCTTGGAGTACATTGATCTTCTCTTAATCCACTCACCGCTCTGTGGTCCCACCAAACGATTGGAAACCTGGAAAGCCATGGAAGATGCAGTGATTGCCGGGAAGGTCAAAAGCATCGGTGTGTCGAACTATGGCATTGGACATCTCGAACAGTTGGTGAACTGGAACCAGTTGCGGATATATCCTCAGGTCAACCAGATAGAAATTAGTCCATGGCTCATGCGGACTGAAATCGCCGATTGGTGCCAGGCCCATGACATCGTGGTGGAGGCATACGCTCCGTTGACACATGGGTACAAGTTGACGAGTCCTCCCCAGGAGGTTAAATCGGTGATGGACAAATATGGCGTTGGTGCAGCACAGGTGTTGATTCGGTGGTCGCTCCAAAAAGGGCATCTTCCATTGCCTAAAACGGGTCGCATAGAGAGGTTAGCTGGTAATTTGGATGTTTTTGGATTTGAGTTGACGGCAGCGGAGATGAAGCAGTTGGACCACCCGGAAGCGTATGAACCCACTGACTGGGAGTGTACCGACGCCCCGTGA